TCGATACGCGGCGCGATCCCAGCTCGGCGTTCGCCCGCAGCCGGCGGCCAGCGGCACCGCACCGGCAACCGGCACCGCAACGGCCGCACCCAGGAAGCCACGGCGTGTCATCGGCGTCCTCATAGGCCGAACACGGCCTCGGGGGCGCCCGACGCGACGAGCGCGAGCGCCAGGGTCCGTGTGGAGCCGAGAAAGCCGGTCCGCGCATAGCTGGCCGCGAGTCGCCCGCGCTCCGCGGCCGTCTGCCGACCATGCACGGCGAGATACGCGATTGCCCAGCTCAGGCCGAACCCGGAATCGACCTCCGCGAGCATGCGGCGCATCGCCTCGCTGCTCGCGCGATGGGCGGGCGTGTCGCGCCGGTCCTGGAGACCGATCAGGGCGATCGCGGTGACTTCCGGGTACGGTGGGACGCTCACGCCGTACACGTTCGTGTTCCCATAGTTCCAGCCCCCGCCCTCGCACACGCGGTCGAAGAGCATCGACTCGCCTTCGCGGATGCGGGCGTCCACGTCGGGCCCCGAGAGCACGGCGCGTCCCTTCTTGAGCGCCAGCAGGGCGTAGGCGGTGGGCTCCACCCAGCTGAAGGCTTCGGGATTCCACGACCAGCCCTTGAGTGTGGGATCCATCCGGACGGGCAGCGCGGCGGGCCAGAGGCGATAGAGCGCGCGGATGAGCCAGCCGGGATCGATCCCGCCATGCCCGACCAGCCAGCGGAGCCCCCCGGCGGCCTGCTCACGCGTCTCGGGCGGGCCCAGCAACGCGAGCACCGCCAGGGGCGTCGGCCAGGTGCTCTGATCCTGGCCGACCCCGAGGGGCCAGCCCCCGTCCGGGCGCTGATGGCCGACCAGCCAGTCGCGGCCCCGACGCAGCGCCGAGGCCGCCGCGGAGTCGGAGGTCTTCGCGAGCGCCAGGACCGCGAGCGCCGTGGCCTCGGTGTTGCTGCGCTTGCCGGGCTCGGCGCCCCATCCGCCGTCCGCGTCCTGCGCGGCGAGGAGCGCCGCGGTCAGCGGAGGTCGATCTTTCGCTCGGTCCACGTGATGCCTTCGGGAATGCGGAACTTCGTCACGGTCTCGGCGCTCTCGCTCCGTCCCGAGAACCAGTCGTCCTGCTCCCAGAGAATGCCCTGCGGCAGGAGCACCTTCGCCATGACGGCGCGGCCCGAGCCCTGGAGCGGCACGGGCTTGAGCATGTGCGGGATCAGGGTACCGCCGATGTTGAGATACAGGATCGGCTGCGCGGCGCCCGCGGGCTGGGGCGTGCGATAGCGCAGGACGAACGTGTAGACTCCCGGCCGGAGATTGCGAAGATAGTAGACCTCGGGGCGCCCGCCGCCCGGTGACGGCCCACCGCTCTTCAGCACGAGCGGCTGAGTCGGAACGTCCACCCTCGCGGACATGCCTCGCCAGGTGCCGGTGATCTCGACCTGGTCGCCGGCATGGAGCGGCGGCCAATCGACGACGAGGATGCCCATGGATCCCGTCGGCGCTTCCGCGTAGACCGTGACCGCTTCGCTCCGTTGCTTGGTCCCGTCCGCGGCCGCGCCCTCGGCCCAGATCTTCAGCGTGGGATCCGTGGCGGGCGCGATGTGACGGAATCGCCCGTCGCGAACCGGCACCACCGTCTCGCGACCGTTCACGACGACCGACACGCTCCCGATGGACTTGTCCTCCGCCCTTCCCTCGACCACCACGAACGGCGGGTCGTCGGGGGAGAGTCTCGAGCCATCCGCGGGGCTGAGCAGGACGATGCGGCCCTTCGGCGCCGGCGGTACGTACTCTACGGTCACCGAGTCCTCTGTCTCGGCTCGGTCGGGCCCCGACGCCACCACGCGCACGCGATTCAACCCGGGTGTCAGCGTCACCGAGGCGGAGAAGCTCCGCTCCTCCACCGTCACGGGTTGCGGGCTGCCATTGACGTAGAGCGTGAACCGCTCCGGCGCTGGCCCGATGATGCGCCCCGCCATCGGCTCGACGGCACGGTC
Above is a window of Candidatus Methylomirabilota bacterium DNA encoding:
- a CDS encoding prenyltransferase/squalene oxidase repeat-containing protein; translation: MDRAKDRPPLTAALLAAQDADGGWGAEPGKRSNTEATALAVLALAKTSDSAAASALRRGRDWLVGHQRPDGGWPLGVGQDQSTWPTPLAVLALLGPPETREQAAGGLRWLVGHGGIDPGWLIRALYRLWPAALPVRMDPTLKGWSWNPEAFSWVEPTAYALLALKKGRAVLSGPDVDARIREGESMLFDRVCEGGGWNYGNTNVYGVSVPPYPEVTAIALIGLQDRRDTPAHRASSEAMRRMLAEVDSGFGLSWAIAYLAVHGRQTAAERGRLAASYARTGFLGSTRTLALALVASGAPEAVFGL